In Mycobacterium sp. Aquia_216, a genomic segment contains:
- a CDS encoding TetR/AcrR family transcriptional regulator, which produces MPKNVNGRTSGRPRGRPRLTIDRDAVADAVAELFHAGGYEAVSIVDTAEKLSVSRATLYRTVPTKQDLLGILFERSTREITERVEAAIRDIADPAERLREVVRLQSEAAVQMRSYMPVFFDGGDLPNDVVQRWHKWSRQFEKLWVSVVAANMEAGNIEKGDLVITTRLILGMILWVSRWYRPKEKISADEIAEHAIGLLRLGYVPAEGGNRKSGAPRRRRTTAR; this is translated from the coding sequence GTGCCGAAAAATGTGAACGGTAGGACCAGTGGCCGCCCGCGAGGCCGGCCGCGCCTGACCATCGACCGGGACGCAGTCGCCGACGCGGTGGCGGAGCTATTCCACGCGGGCGGGTACGAGGCGGTTTCGATCGTCGACACCGCCGAGAAATTGTCGGTCTCACGCGCGACGCTGTATCGAACGGTCCCGACCAAGCAGGATCTCCTCGGCATACTCTTCGAACGTAGTACCCGCGAGATCACCGAGCGAGTCGAAGCCGCGATCCGCGATATTGCCGATCCCGCGGAGCGGCTCAGAGAAGTGGTTCGGCTACAGTCCGAAGCCGCGGTGCAAATGCGCAGCTACATGCCCGTTTTCTTCGATGGTGGCGACCTGCCCAACGATGTCGTCCAGCGTTGGCACAAATGGAGCCGGCAATTCGAAAAGCTGTGGGTTTCGGTGGTTGCCGCCAATATGGAGGCCGGCAACATCGAAAAAGGCGATCTGGTCATCACCACACGATTGATCCTCGGGATGATCCTTTGGGTATCGCGGTGGTATCGACCCAAGGAAAAGATATCCGCAGATGAGATCGCAGAACACGCAATTGGGCTGCTGCGGTTGGGATACGTGCCTGCGGAGGGTGGAAACCGCAAGTCCGGTGCGCCGCGGCGCAGGCGAACCACGGCCCGCTAG
- a CDS encoding cytochrome C oxidase subunit IV family protein, with protein sequence MVRTNASLIWFLLCALTVLSWALGTDHGFGEGHHLPASLAIFAVAIFKVRLVGLYFMELKMAPRALRGLFEGYCLGLLGLLTGMFVFA encoded by the coding sequence GTGGTACGGACCAACGCCTCGCTTATCTGGTTTCTGCTGTGCGCGCTGACTGTCCTGTCGTGGGCATTGGGCACCGACCACGGATTCGGCGAGGGTCATCATCTACCGGCAAGCCTGGCGATCTTCGCTGTCGCGATCTTCAAGGTCCGCCTGGTGGGCTTGTACTTCATGGAGCTGAAGATGGCTCCGCGCGCACTGCGCGGCCTTTTTGAGGGTTACTGTCTGGGGCTGCTAGGGCTGCTGACAGGCATGTTCGTCTTCGCCTGA